The Verrucomicrobium spinosum DSM 4136 = JCM 18804 genome includes a region encoding these proteins:
- a CDS encoding putative 4-mercaptohistidine N1-methyltransferase — MNIYETPKLLSEYLLFHYASDAEVLPWEFGPSSALGFSVRSVTKLLDRSLMPPNARALDLGCAVGRSSYELAKAAGEVIGIDYSQNFVDAAEKVRRDGMHPYLRIDEGRAQTPLSAQRPEDAAIAEKIRFEQGDAMNLRPDLGGFDVVHAANLLCRLTEPARLLNRLPSLVKPGGQLLLTTPCTWLEEFTPPDRWPQGSTLEWLRGALSEHFRLLHEEDLPFLIREHARKFQWSVAQGTRWVRK, encoded by the coding sequence ATGAACATCTACGAAACTCCCAAACTCCTCAGTGAGTACCTCCTCTTCCACTATGCCTCTGACGCTGAGGTGCTGCCGTGGGAATTTGGACCTTCATCCGCCCTGGGCTTTTCCGTGCGTTCCGTCACCAAGCTCCTGGACCGCTCCCTGATGCCACCCAATGCCCGGGCGCTGGATCTGGGATGCGCTGTGGGTCGGTCATCCTATGAACTGGCCAAGGCGGCGGGTGAAGTGATCGGGATAGACTACTCGCAAAACTTTGTGGATGCCGCCGAGAAGGTCCGCCGGGATGGCATGCATCCGTATCTGCGGATCGATGAAGGGCGCGCTCAAACACCACTGAGCGCCCAGCGCCCAGAAGATGCTGCGATCGCGGAAAAGATCCGGTTCGAACAAGGGGATGCGATGAACCTTCGTCCCGACCTCGGCGGTTTTGATGTGGTTCATGCCGCCAACCTGCTCTGCCGGCTCACCGAGCCAGCCAGGTTGTTGAACCGACTGCCCTCTCTGGTCAAACCCGGCGGCCAGTTGTTGCTCACCACCCCCTGCACCTGGTTGGAGGAGTTTACGCCCCCCGACCGCTGGCCCCAAGGCTCCACATTGGAGTGGCTCCGCGGTGCGCTGTCCGAGCACTTCCGTTTGTTGCACGAGGAAGACCTTCCTTTTCTGATCCGGGAGCATGCACGGAAGTTCCAGTGGAGCGTGGCTCAGGGGACACGGTGGGTGCGGAAGTGA
- a CDS encoding aminopeptidase → MISTMLNDVQTAATGRKFPKFDLSRLLHTVFEPTFGRRVCILIDLPELSEAKGLAFLNNPERKIQQRAHQYFYQGLHGGVMEELALKGGEIYAYEQTGGSNLDLPDLCVDMEGKELSLERDIYTNYDLILCISTFSATAPLTAFAKQYGFRGATLHGLNEVILSTGLAVDYNEVSVDAEKLRKAMTKADWVEIDFTVDGGEDMTVRLELNGQEAQKSHGLCRGDTPDIANLPAGEVYFVPTGAEGTFPLKYEDGTLGKLTVTGGSIIKSELIEGNQATIDAHNQKLADDPMTGVLGELGFGTQVLPVSGADIQDEKVLGTCHLATGRDDHLGGHITPDQFKRRQNATHDDILFAPHKTPNFDIKQARMSRGGKVEVLIEHFQPAAYLQAALAGA, encoded by the coding sequence ATGATCTCCACTATGCTAAACGACGTGCAGACCGCCGCCACCGGACGCAAGTTTCCGAAGTTCGACCTCTCCCGCCTCCTCCATACCGTGTTTGAACCCACTTTCGGGCGGCGCGTGTGCATTTTGATCGATCTCCCGGAGCTTTCTGAAGCCAAAGGCCTGGCGTTCTTGAACAATCCTGAGCGCAAGATCCAGCAACGCGCCCACCAGTACTTTTACCAGGGCCTCCACGGTGGTGTGATGGAGGAGCTGGCCTTGAAAGGCGGTGAAATCTACGCCTATGAACAGACGGGCGGAAGCAACCTGGACCTCCCCGACCTCTGTGTGGACATGGAGGGCAAGGAACTGAGCCTTGAGCGGGACATCTACACGAACTACGACCTGATCCTCTGCATCTCCACCTTCAGCGCCACCGCACCGCTGACGGCCTTCGCCAAACAGTACGGTTTCCGCGGCGCGACGCTGCACGGACTGAATGAAGTGATCCTCAGCACGGGACTGGCCGTGGACTACAACGAAGTCAGCGTGGATGCGGAAAAGCTGCGCAAGGCGATGACCAAGGCTGACTGGGTGGAAATCGACTTCACCGTGGACGGCGGAGAGGACATGACAGTCCGCCTTGAACTCAATGGCCAGGAAGCTCAGAAGAGCCACGGCCTTTGTCGGGGTGATACGCCCGACATCGCGAACCTTCCGGCAGGCGAAGTCTATTTCGTTCCCACCGGGGCCGAGGGCACCTTCCCGCTCAAGTACGAAGACGGCACCCTGGGCAAGCTCACGGTGACCGGAGGCTCCATCATCAAGTCGGAGCTGATCGAAGGCAATCAGGCCACGATCGACGCCCACAACCAGAAGCTCGCCGATGATCCCATGACGGGTGTGCTGGGCGAGCTGGGTTTTGGCACTCAGGTGCTTCCAGTTTCTGGCGCGGACATTCAGGATGAAAAGGTGCTGGGCACCTGCCACCTGGCCACAGGCCGCGATGACCATCTGGGCGGCCACATCACTCCAGACCAGTTCAAGCGCCGCCAGAATGCGACGCATGACGACATCCTCTTTGCCCCGCACAAGACACCGAACTTCGACATCAAACAGGCGCGCATGAGCCGTGGAGGCAAGGTGGAGGTGTTGATCGAGCATTTCCAGCCAGCCGCGTACCTCCAGGCCGCTCTGGCGGGAGCCTGA
- a CDS encoding helix-turn-helix transcriptional regulator, with amino-acid sequence MNVLPYHHDWPLLADGHFGLQMHWFGRYAGYPEWAVERSRLAPHMMSFFFVESSSCWAEINGTRLELETGDFVIIKGGDEFEFGHDALAPHVSLSASLAISQGGEPNILLQRAFPRCCSWPSPAEFVSEFEKVLAVLGGTSVGQGFALHGAVLQWVAYLMRHLHAPLQKGRVTPGGRRGLDAILHAQRWAMEHLAEEITLSDWAAAAGMGAVYFGRLFKRETGRRPMEWLNERRLQLAVQQLMHSLRTVAEIAQDCGFVCPFYFSRVFRRRFGCPPSAVRRQPHQRLQSAL; translated from the coding sequence ATGAACGTTTTGCCCTATCACCACGACTGGCCTCTGCTGGCCGACGGGCACTTTGGACTGCAAATGCACTGGTTTGGCCGCTATGCCGGGTACCCGGAATGGGCGGTGGAGCGCAGCCGGCTCGCCCCGCACATGATGAGTTTCTTCTTTGTGGAGAGCTCTTCGTGCTGGGCGGAGATCAATGGTACCCGGCTGGAACTCGAGACGGGTGACTTCGTCATCATCAAAGGGGGCGATGAGTTTGAATTTGGACATGACGCGCTGGCTCCGCATGTGAGCCTTAGCGCGAGCCTGGCCATCTCCCAGGGGGGCGAACCGAACATCCTGCTACAGCGCGCCTTTCCACGGTGCTGCTCCTGGCCCTCGCCTGCGGAGTTTGTCTCGGAGTTTGAAAAGGTGCTTGCCGTATTGGGTGGCACGAGCGTGGGCCAGGGATTTGCCCTGCATGGGGCGGTGCTCCAGTGGGTGGCGTATCTGATGCGCCATCTGCACGCGCCGCTTCAAAAGGGCAGGGTCACTCCCGGAGGCCGGCGCGGGCTGGACGCCATCCTCCATGCCCAGCGGTGGGCCATGGAGCATCTGGCAGAGGAAATTACTCTATCCGACTGGGCGGCTGCCGCCGGCATGGGGGCCGTGTACTTTGGCCGCCTCTTCAAACGCGAGACCGGCCGCCGCCCCATGGAGTGGCTCAACGAACGCCGGCTTCAACTCGCCGTGCAGCAGCTCATGCACTCGCTTCGCACGGTGGCGGAGATCGCGCAGGACTGCGGCTTTGTGTGCCCGTTTTATTTCTCCCGGGTCTTCCGTCGGCGCTTTGGCTGCCCGCCCTCCGCCGTGCGACGGCAACCGCATCAACGGCTGCAATCTGCGTTGTAG
- a CDS encoding Gfo/Idh/MocA family protein has product MPPSSPSSRRRFLSQATFAGGAFFISSRLTSCGGKANGAINVAVVGLKGRGGDHLATYKKIPGVRIAAICDVNSKYLADEAARLEKEGLKVKTYQDYRKLLADKDIDAVSLATPNHWHALGTQWAMEAGKDVFVEKPVSHNVWEGRQIVNAEKKLNRIVQGGTQSRSSFAIREAVAWVQAGNLGKITLARGLCYKSRPAMKVRKTPLPVPAEVDGDLWFGPAPIVDIRRPRLDYDWHWQWAYGNGDLGNQGVHQMDIARWFLGETAIAPTAWSVGGRLGYQDDGQTPNTQIVYQGYEKAPLIFEVRGLPTAKDAGEGMDKFMGAGVGVIIHCENGHVLVPDYYSAIAYDKEGKEVKKWEGADNHYENFIKAVRSRKPAELNAPLLDGHLSAAICHTGNISYQLGEKKSIEEIKQAVASSQGAAETLDRMLQHLQANEVDLNATPLTLGPVLKFDPAAESATGNEAASKLLTREYRAPYVVKAYPA; this is encoded by the coding sequence ATGCCTCCCTCGTCTCCCTCCTCCCGCCGTCGATTCCTCTCCCAAGCCACCTTTGCCGGCGGGGCCTTCTTCATCAGCAGCCGTCTCACCTCGTGCGGAGGCAAGGCCAACGGTGCCATCAATGTGGCCGTGGTGGGTCTCAAGGGGCGTGGCGGCGACCATCTGGCGACCTACAAAAAAATTCCCGGAGTGCGCATTGCCGCGATCTGCGATGTGAATTCCAAGTACCTCGCCGATGAGGCGGCCCGCCTGGAGAAGGAGGGGCTGAAGGTGAAGACCTACCAGGACTACCGGAAGCTGCTGGCCGACAAAGACATCGATGCTGTGAGCCTGGCCACACCGAACCACTGGCATGCGCTCGGTACCCAGTGGGCCATGGAGGCGGGCAAGGATGTCTTTGTGGAGAAGCCGGTGTCTCACAATGTGTGGGAAGGCCGCCAGATTGTGAATGCGGAGAAGAAGCTCAACCGCATCGTTCAAGGTGGCACTCAGAGCCGGAGCAGCTTTGCCATCCGTGAGGCCGTGGCCTGGGTGCAGGCGGGCAATCTGGGCAAGATCACCCTCGCCCGCGGTCTCTGCTACAAGAGCCGCCCTGCGATGAAGGTGCGCAAGACGCCTCTTCCCGTGCCGGCAGAGGTGGACGGTGACCTTTGGTTCGGGCCCGCCCCCATTGTGGACATCCGCCGTCCGCGCCTGGACTATGACTGGCACTGGCAGTGGGCCTATGGCAACGGCGATCTGGGCAACCAAGGCGTCCACCAGATGGACATTGCCCGCTGGTTCCTTGGCGAGACCGCCATTGCCCCCACGGCGTGGAGCGTGGGCGGCCGGCTTGGGTATCAAGACGATGGTCAGACGCCGAATACCCAGATCGTGTACCAGGGCTATGAGAAAGCCCCGCTGATCTTCGAGGTTCGTGGACTCCCCACTGCCAAGGATGCGGGTGAAGGGATGGACAAGTTCATGGGAGCTGGCGTGGGCGTCATCATCCATTGCGAAAACGGCCATGTGCTGGTGCCCGACTACTACAGCGCCATCGCCTATGACAAAGAGGGCAAGGAGGTGAAGAAGTGGGAAGGCGCGGACAACCACTACGAAAACTTCATCAAGGCCGTGCGCAGCCGCAAGCCGGCGGAGCTGAACGCGCCGCTGCTCGATGGGCATCTCAGCGCCGCCATCTGCCATACTGGCAACATCTCCTACCAGCTCGGCGAGAAGAAGAGCATCGAGGAAATCAAGCAGGCGGTCGCCTCCAGCCAGGGCGCGGCTGAGACGCTGGACCGAATGCTCCAGCACCTCCAGGCGAATGAGGTGGATCTTAATGCCACCCCGCTTACGCTGGGCCCGGTGCTGAAGTTCGATCCTGCGGCCGAATCCGCGACGGGTAACGAAGCCGCCAGCAAGCTGCTCACGCGTGAGTACCGCGCACCCTACGTGGTGAAGGCGTATCCGGCGTGA
- a CDS encoding sterol desaturase family protein — MPRLNSLLDHLLWPALFVGALIPTGFGIAHGHGPLAFNLTYLSLAGLLFWLEKVRPHEEAWRESDGQEVTDLAHTLFTKISVQVVIVSLTNLGIAHQFGDREAGGFWPAHWPMFLQVCLALVVAEFGLYWAHRLAHEWMPLWKFHAVHHSSKKLWFFNTGRFHFVDTIKSMVFATPLLALAGAPGDVFIWGSAITAYIGVLTHCNIQMRFGWLSHIFNTPGLHRWHHSMDLREGNKNYGENLVLWDQIFGTYYDDSTRRPPAEIGIREAMPKGFFGQLAAPFYWGRYQAQQKAKVMVNSPPQGMPVGGQCGTSDAQNSAPEALPMSEA; from the coding sequence ATGCCCCGGCTGAATTCCCTTCTCGACCACCTGCTCTGGCCAGCGCTTTTCGTTGGTGCCCTCATTCCCACGGGCTTCGGCATCGCCCACGGTCACGGCCCACTGGCGTTCAACCTCACCTACCTGTCCTTGGCGGGCCTGTTGTTCTGGTTGGAGAAGGTCCGCCCTCACGAGGAAGCCTGGCGGGAGTCCGATGGACAGGAGGTCACGGATCTGGCCCATACCCTCTTCACCAAGATCTCGGTGCAGGTGGTCATCGTGTCCCTGACCAATCTGGGCATCGCCCATCAGTTTGGCGACCGCGAGGCGGGCGGGTTCTGGCCAGCCCATTGGCCGATGTTCCTTCAGGTTTGTCTGGCCCTTGTAGTGGCCGAGTTCGGCTTGTACTGGGCGCATCGCCTCGCCCATGAGTGGATGCCGCTATGGAAGTTTCACGCCGTGCATCACAGCTCCAAGAAGCTCTGGTTCTTTAACACCGGTCGGTTTCACTTTGTGGACACCATCAAGAGCATGGTCTTCGCCACTCCGCTCCTCGCCTTGGCCGGGGCTCCTGGGGATGTGTTCATCTGGGGCAGCGCCATCACCGCCTACATCGGTGTGCTCACCCACTGCAACATCCAGATGCGTTTTGGCTGGTTGAGTCACATCTTCAACACCCCCGGCCTGCATCGGTGGCACCACTCCATGGACCTTCGCGAGGGCAACAAGAACTACGGGGAGAACCTCGTGCTGTGGGATCAGATCTTTGGCACCTACTACGACGACAGCACGCGTCGTCCGCCCGCAGAGATCGGGATTCGCGAAGCAATGCCCAAGGGATTTTTCGGCCAACTGGCCGCGCCTTTCTACTGGGGACGCTATCAGGCCCAACAGAAGGCGAAAGTGATGGTGAACTCTCCACCGCAGGGAATGCCGGTGGGCGGACAATGCGGCACGTCTGACGCTCAGAATTCTGCACCCGAGGCGCTCCCCATGTCCGAAGCCTGA
- a CDS encoding cysteine desulfurase family protein — protein MRGYFDHNATTPLHPAARAAWLEATDRCWQNPSSLYREAAAVKHRLEEARERLADLLGCDPGRIIFTSGATESNNALVRWLAQQSGPEGRVVSSSMEHPSLAEPLEQEFNGRVLKVPAHADTTLNLEAADRLIQQGNAVLMAVMAANNESGTLNPWRDLAALCRAKQVAYHCDASQWIGKMPLAGLGECDYLTGSAHKFGGPKGTGFLVVRDENERLHLARGGPQEEGRRAGTENYPAIEAMVTALEAVEEALATVVAQQASLRDAFEATLCSLIPGTQIVGREAPRLWNTSLMVLPAHDHRKWLGRLSQAGFAVSTGSACSAGDKGASSVMQAIRAPVEEWRRVLRISGGWKTTQEEWQALAEALGKVSAGL, from the coding sequence ATGCGCGGCTACTTTGACCACAACGCAACCACGCCCCTGCACCCCGCAGCGCGCGCGGCCTGGCTGGAGGCCACCGACCGCTGCTGGCAGAACCCCTCGTCCCTCTACCGTGAGGCGGCCGCGGTGAAACACCGCCTGGAAGAGGCACGGGAACGGCTGGCCGATCTGCTGGGCTGCGACCCGGGCCGCATCATTTTCACCTCCGGTGCGACGGAATCCAACAATGCCCTGGTGCGGTGGCTGGCCCAGCAGTCCGGGCCGGAGGGAAGAGTCGTTTCATCGAGCATGGAACACCCCAGTCTGGCAGAGCCGCTGGAGCAAGAATTTAATGGCCGCGTGCTCAAGGTGCCGGCGCATGCGGACACCACTCTCAACCTGGAAGCCGCCGACCGGTTGATCCAGCAAGGGAACGCCGTACTGATGGCCGTGATGGCCGCCAACAATGAAAGTGGCACCTTGAACCCGTGGCGAGATCTCGCCGCCCTTTGCCGGGCGAAACAAGTGGCCTATCACTGCGATGCCAGCCAGTGGATTGGGAAGATGCCTCTGGCAGGCCTCGGTGAATGTGACTACCTCACGGGCAGCGCCCACAAGTTCGGCGGCCCCAAAGGCACCGGCTTTCTGGTGGTTCGAGATGAAAACGAACGCCTCCATCTGGCCAGGGGCGGCCCCCAGGAGGAGGGGCGCAGGGCTGGAACGGAAAACTATCCGGCCATCGAGGCAATGGTGACGGCGCTGGAGGCGGTTGAGGAAGCACTCGCCACCGTAGTGGCCCAACAGGCTTCCCTGCGCGATGCCTTTGAAGCAACCCTGTGCTCCCTGATCCCGGGCACACAGATCGTGGGGCGGGAGGCTCCCCGTCTCTGGAACACCAGCCTGATGGTCCTGCCGGCTCACGATCACCGGAAATGGCTCGGCCGCCTGAGCCAGGCCGGGTTCGCGGTGTCAACAGGGTCCGCCTGCAGCGCCGGGGACAAGGGGGCCTCATCCGTCATGCAGGCCATCCGGGCCCCCGTGGAGGAGTGGCGACGGGTGCTGCGGATCAGCGGCGGCTGGAAGACGACACAGGAGGAGTGGCAGGCCCTCGCGGAGGCGCTCGGCAAGGTGAGTGCCGGACTCTGA
- a CDS encoding Gfo/Idh/MocA family protein — translation MKSSTSNDRPSRRQFLATIAAGAAAGIVPRGSAAATPGKKVRLGIAGGRFGATFHWHEHPQCEVAAVTDLIPERRAHLVKTYRCDKSYASLEEMVKDPNLDAIAVFTDGPKHYEHAVLALKHGKHVISAVPAVMAATVAEALDQANNLEETARKSGLTYMMAETSYYQDFTISARKFHEDGSLGSIVSCESEYLHPGLRVLYGSAEKPTWRYGVPPMFYPTHCTAHLVSVTGERLVEVTCSGWGNDHPVCKKNAFGNNPYWNETAQFRSDRGTPFPVRIWWEGPVWGRESANWYGTKMSFAANPGQEHVIWQPGKEQGHDDAGFPLVAAKLTPYEQPDWWKTDLLPEPLRHNSGHHGSHTFLTHEFIDALANTRRPTVDLYEALAYTVPGIIAHQSALKGGESLKIPQFTRPA, via the coding sequence ATGAAATCCTCCACCTCCAACGACCGACCCAGTCGCCGCCAGTTTCTTGCCACGATCGCCGCAGGTGCTGCCGCAGGCATCGTCCCCAGGGGCAGCGCAGCTGCCACCCCCGGAAAGAAAGTCCGCCTCGGCATCGCAGGAGGCCGCTTTGGCGCGACCTTCCACTGGCATGAGCATCCCCAGTGCGAAGTCGCCGCCGTCACCGATCTGATCCCCGAGCGCCGTGCCCACCTGGTCAAAACCTACCGCTGCGACAAAAGCTACGCATCACTGGAGGAGATGGTGAAGGATCCCAACCTGGACGCCATTGCGGTCTTCACCGACGGCCCCAAGCACTACGAGCATGCTGTGCTCGCACTGAAACACGGCAAGCATGTGATCTCCGCCGTGCCCGCCGTGATGGCCGCCACCGTGGCCGAGGCCCTGGACCAGGCCAACAACCTGGAGGAAACGGCGCGCAAAAGCGGCCTGACCTACATGATGGCCGAAACAAGCTACTACCAGGACTTCACCATCAGTGCGCGGAAGTTCCATGAAGACGGCAGTCTGGGCAGCATCGTTTCCTGTGAGTCCGAGTACCTGCATCCCGGACTGCGGGTGCTCTACGGCTCTGCCGAAAAGCCCACCTGGCGCTATGGCGTGCCGCCGATGTTCTATCCCACGCATTGCACCGCCCACCTCGTGAGCGTGACCGGGGAACGGCTCGTGGAGGTGACCTGCTCAGGGTGGGGTAACGACCATCCCGTCTGCAAGAAGAACGCGTTCGGCAACAACCCCTACTGGAACGAGACCGCTCAGTTCCGCAGCGACCGGGGCACGCCGTTCCCGGTGCGCATCTGGTGGGAAGGACCGGTGTGGGGGCGGGAGAGTGCCAACTGGTATGGCACCAAGATGAGCTTTGCAGCCAATCCGGGGCAAGAACATGTAATCTGGCAGCCAGGCAAAGAGCAGGGGCATGACGACGCCGGCTTCCCACTGGTCGCGGCCAAGCTGACTCCCTATGAGCAGCCGGACTGGTGGAAGACCGACCTGCTGCCTGAACCGCTGCGCCACAACAGCGGGCACCACGGCTCCCACACCTTCCTGACGCACGAGTTCATTGATGCGCTGGCGAATACACGCCGACCCACCGTGGACCTCTACGAAGCGCTCGCCTACACCGTGCCGGGTATCATCGCCCACCAATCGGCGTTGAAGGGCGGGGAATCGCTGAAGATCCCGCAGTTCACCCGGCCGGCGTAA
- the ald gene encoding alanine dehydrogenase — MIIGVPKEIKAQENRVGLLPSAAYQLVKRGHRVVVETQAGAGSGFPDEEYAHAGAEILLTHEAIFAQAEMIVKVKEPLPQEYPLLRPGQILFTYLHLAASKSLTEALLASRCTGIAYETVEVNRRLPLLEPMSEIAGRMSVVVGAYFLAKHEGGKGVLLGGVPGVLPGKVVVIGGGTAGVNAARMATGLGADVTILEVDVERMRFLDITLHTAHTLYSNHAHILEMLPSVDLLIGAVLVPGAKAPKLITRQMLQVMKPGSVLVDIAIDQGGCCETSRATTHDDPIYVEEGVTHYCVANMPAAYARTATQALTNVTYRYIELLADHGVPGAFQRDANLLDGLNVFDGKVTHAAVADAHGMPYLDADTIFASR, encoded by the coding sequence ATGATCATCGGTGTCCCCAAAGAGATCAAGGCACAGGAAAACCGCGTCGGGCTGCTCCCTTCTGCTGCGTATCAACTGGTCAAGCGCGGGCACCGGGTGGTGGTGGAGACCCAAGCAGGTGCGGGATCAGGCTTCCCCGATGAAGAGTATGCCCATGCCGGGGCGGAGATCCTGCTCACGCATGAGGCCATCTTTGCCCAGGCGGAGATGATTGTGAAGGTGAAGGAACCTCTGCCCCAGGAGTATCCCCTGCTCCGGCCGGGACAGATCCTTTTCACCTACCTGCACCTGGCCGCCAGCAAGTCGCTCACGGAGGCGCTCCTGGCTTCCCGATGCACCGGTATCGCCTATGAGACGGTGGAAGTGAACCGCCGTCTGCCGCTGCTGGAGCCGATGAGTGAGATCGCCGGTCGCATGAGCGTGGTGGTAGGGGCCTATTTCCTGGCCAAGCACGAGGGGGGCAAGGGGGTGCTCCTCGGCGGGGTGCCTGGCGTTCTCCCAGGCAAGGTGGTCGTGATCGGTGGTGGCACGGCCGGTGTGAACGCCGCTCGGATGGCCACGGGCCTGGGCGCGGACGTCACCATCCTGGAGGTGGATGTGGAGCGCATGCGCTTCCTCGACATCACTCTGCACACCGCCCATACGCTGTACTCCAACCACGCCCATATCCTGGAAATGCTGCCCAGCGTGGACTTGCTCATCGGAGCCGTGCTGGTGCCCGGGGCCAAGGCGCCCAAGCTCATTACCCGCCAGATGCTACAGGTCATGAAGCCGGGCAGTGTGCTTGTGGACATCGCGATCGACCAGGGCGGCTGCTGTGAAACCTCGCGAGCCACGACGCATGACGATCCCATCTATGTCGAAGAAGGCGTCACTCACTACTGCGTGGCCAACATGCCTGCCGCCTATGCCCGCACGGCCACCCAGGCGCTCACCAATGTGACCTACCGCTACATCGAACTGCTGGCAGACCACGGTGTGCCCGGGGCCTTCCAGCGGGATGCCAATCTTCTTGATGGTCTCAACGTCTTCGACGGAAAAGTGACCCATGCCGCTGTGGCAGACGCCCACGGAATGCCGTATCTGGATGCGGACACGATCTTCGCGTCACGATAG
- a CDS encoding 2-hydroxyacid dehydrogenase: protein MPAPKGPHLLCLAPLPGRLSHALAECFICHTTLNDGEENSIRGLVGSGNALYRESLLDILPNLEIISVFGTGYEGVPVDYCRSRGIRVTHTPDVLTEDMADVALALVLMTSRRLLEANRFLHDGGWPAMSFPLGFKPGGKRAGIFGLGRVGQAVARRLEALGMRVGYAARRPNLTVSYPFFRSLHDLAFWSDFLIIACPGGSATRHLVDTSVLEMLGPDGTLINITRGSVVDEAALVHALETGTIRAAGLDVYEREPLVPDQLTRLPQVVLLPHVGSRTEENREEMARMVHDNLIAYFQGQPLLNVIPELRTTTQRRLESVTLFSSPPPVAAAK from the coding sequence ATGCCTGCGCCGAAGGGTCCCCATCTTCTCTGCCTGGCTCCTCTCCCGGGGCGGTTGTCGCATGCCTTGGCGGAGTGCTTTATCTGCCACACCACTCTCAACGATGGCGAGGAGAACTCTATCCGGGGCCTGGTGGGGTCGGGCAATGCTCTGTATCGGGAAAGCCTCCTGGACATCCTGCCCAACTTGGAAATCATCTCCGTCTTTGGCACTGGCTACGAAGGTGTGCCGGTGGACTACTGCCGTTCCCGCGGGATCCGCGTGACCCATACGCCGGATGTCCTGACGGAAGACATGGCGGACGTGGCCCTGGCACTGGTGTTGATGACTTCCCGCCGCCTGCTGGAGGCCAATCGCTTTCTGCATGACGGGGGCTGGCCAGCCATGTCTTTCCCCTTGGGCTTCAAGCCAGGGGGCAAACGTGCGGGCATCTTTGGGCTGGGCCGGGTCGGTCAGGCCGTCGCCCGGCGTCTGGAGGCGCTCGGCATGCGGGTGGGCTATGCGGCGCGGCGACCCAATCTCACGGTGAGCTATCCGTTCTTCCGGTCGCTGCATGATCTGGCCTTCTGGAGCGACTTCCTCATCATTGCCTGCCCAGGCGGATCTGCCACCCGTCATCTGGTGGACACCTCAGTGCTGGAGATGCTGGGCCCGGACGGAACGCTCATCAACATCACGCGAGGTTCTGTTGTGGATGAAGCCGCCTTGGTGCATGCGTTGGAGACGGGCACCATCCGGGCTGCAGGTCTGGATGTGTATGAGCGGGAGCCGCTGGTGCCTGACCAATTGACCCGCCTGCCCCAGGTGGTGCTGCTTCCTCATGTGGGCAGTCGGACAGAGGAGAATCGAGAGGAAATGGCGCGCATGGTCCACGACAACCTCATTGCGTATTTCCAAGGGCAGCCGTTGCTGAACGTCATCCCCGAGCTGCGGACGACCACGCAACGCCGGTTGGAATCCGTCACGCTTTTTTCCTCGCCACCGCCCGTTGCCGCCGCAAAGTAG
- the fdhD gene encoding formate dehydrogenase accessory sulfurtransferase FdhD: protein MNLPASLSVPVTRLFRGQPDEPVQDEVAAEEPLELRVEGKSIAVVMRTPGHDEELAAGFLLTEGVITGPQDVFEISICPSRSEGYGGVVDVLLAKGEVDWSKLTRHVFASSSCGVCGKATIESVFQSFAPRAWDWTVPRELVWSLPDKLRAAQLTFEKTGGLHASAIFDLDGQLVVAREDVGRHSALDKALGFALRQGRLPLDRHVLLVSGRVSFELMQKALAGGIGLVAAVSAPSSLAVDFARESGQTLVGFLRGGRMNVYAGQQRITGD from the coding sequence ATGAACCTGCCTGCCTCGCTCTCTGTCCCGGTAACCCGACTCTTTCGCGGGCAGCCGGATGAGCCGGTGCAAGATGAAGTGGCCGCTGAGGAGCCCCTGGAACTGAGGGTGGAAGGGAAAAGCATCGCGGTCGTGATGCGGACGCCGGGCCATGATGAAGAGCTGGCCGCAGGCTTCCTCCTGACCGAGGGCGTCATCACCGGACCGCAGGATGTGTTTGAGATCTCCATCTGCCCGAGCCGGTCTGAAGGCTACGGCGGCGTGGTGGATGTCCTGCTGGCCAAGGGAGAGGTGGACTGGTCCAAGCTCACCCGGCACGTCTTCGCCAGCAGCAGTTGTGGCGTTTGTGGCAAGGCCACCATCGAATCGGTGTTCCAGTCCTTCGCCCCCCGGGCATGGGACTGGACGGTGCCGCGCGAGTTGGTGTGGAGCCTGCCGGACAAGCTGCGGGCAGCCCAGCTCACCTTTGAAAAAACCGGGGGGCTGCATGCCAGCGCCATCTTTGACCTCGATGGTCAGCTCGTGGTGGCACGGGAGGATGTGGGCCGCCATTCCGCCCTGGACAAGGCTCTCGGGTTCGCCCTCCGGCAGGGCAGGCTGCCTCTGGACCGCCACGTGCTTTTGGTTAGTGGTCGGGTGTCCTTTGAACTCATGCAGAAGGCACTGGCTGGCGGCATCGGCCTCGTGGCCGCCGTCTCCGCGCCCAGCAGCCTGGCGGTGGACTTCGCCCGGGAGTCCGGCCAGACGCTGGTCGGCTTTCTGCGGGGCGGGCGCATGAATGTGTACGCCGGGCAGCAACGGATCACCGGGGATTGA